TCTGAAGCTGGGATCGCCGAGGCGTTATTGGAATTTTTGTAACCAGACTTTAGCAGTTCGTTTTCTGAGTTCTTCGACGTCGCACGGATGAAGTTCCCGAACCatggatatatttattgaaatgaacgGAACGTTTGAAAACATTACTGATAACTTTACAAACTACGAAGGATTGCCCACAAATGTGACTGATGTAAACAACACGGCCATTGGCAAGGCGCCATCGCCTCCCCTGTATATTGTGATTTCGTCGACAGTTCTGTACTCGGTGATTTTTCTGGTTGGTATACTTGGCAACCTGCTTGTAGTGCTTGTTATCACGTGCAGTCGGCGGATGAAAACGGCGGTAAACGTGTACCTGGTGAACTTGTGCGTGGCCGACCTGCTCGTTATCACCATCTGCATGCCCAGCGCCCTCGTTGACCTATTCGCAAAGGAGGTCTGGTACTTCGGACCCGTTCTATGTAAGTGGTCATAAGAAATACTCGGAGTGCAATGGGTTTAAATTCATACGTTAAATTACCATTGTAACTATGTGATTCAATTGAATGAGAGCtgattttaacatattagtttttaatgagtgaatatgtatatatttgaacattatgttattttctaattgtaagatttttttataaaaagatcGAACACACCCAGTTtacgtaaataaacatttttacatgttttccCAGCTCTCTTTCAATAACCATTTCGATTGTTTTGTAGCATGgctaaaagtatttatttcaagaacTTCCTTCGACTTCTCAGAGAATAACCTTGGGGGTAGGAGTACATCTGCAATATTTAAGTTAAGTTAATGAGTATAAATACTTAtgcaaaaaactacagaaacaagctcagtagttaAAAGCATA
The sequence above is drawn from the Mya arenaria isolate MELC-2E11 chromosome 14, ASM2691426v1 genome and encodes:
- the LOC128215855 gene encoding prolactin-releasing peptide receptor-like, translated to MDIFIEMNGTFENITDNFTNYEGLPTNVTDVNNTAIGKAPSPPLYIVISSTVLYSVIFLVGILGNLLVVLVITCSRRMKTAVNVYLVNLCVADLLVITICMPSALVDLFAKEVWYFGPVLCKLVPFLENTVANVSILTIVVISIERYKVIRHPLQRSVDRWATLGDAASFNLFIEVPVNRS